In Populus trichocarpa isolate Nisqually-1 chromosome 12, P.trichocarpa_v4.1, whole genome shotgun sequence, a genomic segment contains:
- the LOC7484419 gene encoding 40S ribosomal protein S30 has translation MGKVHGSLARAGKVRGQTPKVAKQDKKKKPRGRAHKRMQYNRRFVTAVVGFGKKRGPNSSEK, from the exons ATGG GTAAAGTGCATGGTTCTCTAGCTCGTGCTGGTAAGGTGAGAGGCCAAACTCCCAAAGTGGCAAAGCAGGACAAGAAAAAGAAGCCCCGTGGCCGTGCCCACAAGAGGATGCAATACAACCGCCGTTTCGTCACAGCAG TTGTGGGATTTGGCAAGAAGAGAGGGCCCAACTCCTCTGAGAAGTAA
- the LOC7484420 gene encoding probable serine/threonine-protein kinase WNK3 isoform X2, translated as MPQESSSETDPDDSDAEFVEIDPTGRYGRYKEVLGRGAFKKVYRAFDEFEGIEVAWNQVKVADLLRNSVDLERLYSEVHLLNTLKHKNIIKFYNSWIDTKNENINFITEIFTSGTLRQYRQKHKHVGLRALKKWSRQILEGLLYLHSHDPPVIHRDLKCDNIFVNGNQGEVKIGDLGLAAILQQARSAHSVIEFMAPELYEEEYNELVDIYAFGMCLLELVTVEYPYVECTNAAQIYKKVTSGIKPASLAKVKDPAVKAFIEKCTAKVSDRLPAKELLMDPFLQSDEENESVGHSFRPKAHSSGGSSDQIDVNEIAKDSSAEPIRDFTVQGQRKDINTIFLKLRIADSTGHIRNIHFPFDVEVDTAIAVASEMVEELDLTDQDVSTIAAMIDSEIRSHIPGWASHNVSLENLVAEDSEPPFETKDDSSPLSNESIPSPGSLVLERLPSGRKYWSDSPKDVDGNSPSKLGRSNLSCHEPSLSCPNAARSNGQLEAESMSDDDDNSAKHGSNRSDDLQYANRNSTSVKIIAEKLDKLLVMQQQELEELKRKHKVAILDLLNEVSPEIRQDVLNICKLKIPVHEMP; from the exons ATGCCACAGGAATCCTCGTCCGAGACAGACCCGGATGATTCTGATGCTGAGTTCGTAGAGATTGATCCCACTGGTCGTTATGGTCGG TATAAAGAGGTATTAGGCAGGGGTGCTTTCAAGAAAGt ATATAGAGCATTTGATGAATTTGAAGGAATAGAAGTAGCTTGGAATCAAGTTAAAGTGGCAGATCTATTACGTAATTCGGTggatttggagcgtttatattCTGAAGTTCATTTGCTTAATACTTTGAAGCATAAAAACATTATCAAGTTTTACAATTCGTGGATCGATACCAAAAATGAGAATATCAACTTCATCACTGAGATTTTCACTTCTGGGACATTGCGGCA GTATCGGCAGAAGCATAAGCATGTAGGTCTAAGAGCATTGAAGAAATGGTCTAGGCAGATCTTAGAGGGACTTTTGTATCTTCATAGTCATGATCCACCAGTTATCCACAGAGATTTAAAATGTGACAACATCTTTGTTAATGGAAACCAAGGTGAAGTGAAAATTGGTGACTTGGGTTTGGCTGCCATTCTTCAGCAAGCTCGGTCAGCTCATAGTGTTATTG AGTTTATGGCACCAGAGCTTTATGAGGAGGAGTATAATGAGCTTGTTGACATTTATGCCTTTGGCATGTGCCTGCTAGAGTTGGTGACTGTTGAATATCCATATGTGGAATGCACCAATGCTGCTCAAATATATAAGAAAGTGACATCA GGAATTAAACCAGCATCATTAGCGAAGGTGAAAGATCCTGCTGTGAAAGCATTTATAGAAAAATGTACTGCAAAGGTCTCTGATCGATTGCCGGCAAAGGAACTTTTGATGGATCCCTTTCTTCAATCAGATGAGGAAAATGAAAGTGTTGGTCACTCTTTCCGACCGAAAGCCCATTCTTCAG GTGGTAGTTCTGATCAGATTGATGTTAATGAAATTGCTAAGGATTCTTCTGCTGAACCAATCAGAGATTTCACTGTGCAAGGTCAGAGGAAAGACattaatacaatatttttgaaactaAGGATAGCTGATTCCACAg GTCATATCCGCAATATCCACTTCCCATTTGATGTTGAGGTAGATACAGCAATTGCAGTTGCTAGCGAAATGGTGGAGGAGTTGGATCTGACTGATCAAGATGTTTCAACAATTGCTGCTATGATTGATTCAGAAATTCGGTCCCATATTCCGGGTTGGGCTTCCCACAATGTTTCACTAGAAAATTTAGTTGCAGAGGACTCAGAACCTCCTTTTGAAACTAAGGATGACAGTTCACCCTTGTCAAATGAATCCATTCCCTCTCCTGGCAGTCTTGTATTGGAAAGATTGCCTTCAGGTCGTAAGTATTGGTCCGACTCACCCAAGGACGTTGATGGAAACTCTCCAAGCAAGCTTGGACGTTCAAACTTGTCTTGTCATGAGCCTTCTCTAAGTTGTCCAAATGCTGCTCGGTCAAATGGACAGTTGGAGGCTGAGAGCAtgtctgatgatgatgataacagtGCAAAACATGGAAGTAACAGATCTGATGATTTGCAATATGCTAATAGAAACAGCACATCTGTCAAGATCATTGCTGAGAAACTTGATAAACTTCTAGTAATGCAGCAACAAGAGCTAGAGGAACTAAAGAGGAAGCACAAAGTAGCCATATTAGACCTTCTGAATGAAGTGTCTCCAGAAATTCGTCAGGATGTTTTAAATATATGTAAACTGAAAATACCTGTTCATGAAATGCCGTGA
- the LOC7484420 gene encoding probable serine/threonine-protein kinase WNK3 isoform X1 yields MPQESSSETDPDDSDAEFVEIDPTGRYGRYKEVLGRGAFKKVYRAFDEFEGIEVAWNQVKVADLLRNSVDLERLYSEVHLLNTLKHKNIIKFYNSWIDTKNENINFITEIFTSGTLRQYRQKHKHVGLRALKKWSRQILEGLLYLHSHDPPVIHRDLKCDNIFVNGNQGEVKIGDLGLAAILQQARSAHSVIGTPEFMAPELYEEEYNELVDIYAFGMCLLELVTVEYPYVECTNAAQIYKKVTSGIKPASLAKVKDPAVKAFIEKCTAKVSDRLPAKELLMDPFLQSDEENESVGHSFRPKAHSSGGSSDQIDVNEIAKDSSAEPIRDFTVQGQRKDINTIFLKLRIADSTGHIRNIHFPFDVEVDTAIAVASEMVEELDLTDQDVSTIAAMIDSEIRSHIPGWASHNVSLENLVAEDSEPPFETKDDSSPLSNESIPSPGSLVLERLPSGRKYWSDSPKDVDGNSPSKLGRSNLSCHEPSLSCPNAARSNGQLEAESMSDDDDNSAKHGSNRSDDLQYANRNSTSVKIIAEKLDKLLVMQQQELEELKRKHKVAILDLLNEVSPEIRQDVLNICKLKIPVHEMP; encoded by the exons ATGCCACAGGAATCCTCGTCCGAGACAGACCCGGATGATTCTGATGCTGAGTTCGTAGAGATTGATCCCACTGGTCGTTATGGTCGG TATAAAGAGGTATTAGGCAGGGGTGCTTTCAAGAAAGt ATATAGAGCATTTGATGAATTTGAAGGAATAGAAGTAGCTTGGAATCAAGTTAAAGTGGCAGATCTATTACGTAATTCGGTggatttggagcgtttatattCTGAAGTTCATTTGCTTAATACTTTGAAGCATAAAAACATTATCAAGTTTTACAATTCGTGGATCGATACCAAAAATGAGAATATCAACTTCATCACTGAGATTTTCACTTCTGGGACATTGCGGCA GTATCGGCAGAAGCATAAGCATGTAGGTCTAAGAGCATTGAAGAAATGGTCTAGGCAGATCTTAGAGGGACTTTTGTATCTTCATAGTCATGATCCACCAGTTATCCACAGAGATTTAAAATGTGACAACATCTTTGTTAATGGAAACCAAGGTGAAGTGAAAATTGGTGACTTGGGTTTGGCTGCCATTCTTCAGCAAGCTCGGTCAGCTCATAGTGTTATTG GTACACCAGAGTTTATGGCACCAGAGCTTTATGAGGAGGAGTATAATGAGCTTGTTGACATTTATGCCTTTGGCATGTGCCTGCTAGAGTTGGTGACTGTTGAATATCCATATGTGGAATGCACCAATGCTGCTCAAATATATAAGAAAGTGACATCA GGAATTAAACCAGCATCATTAGCGAAGGTGAAAGATCCTGCTGTGAAAGCATTTATAGAAAAATGTACTGCAAAGGTCTCTGATCGATTGCCGGCAAAGGAACTTTTGATGGATCCCTTTCTTCAATCAGATGAGGAAAATGAAAGTGTTGGTCACTCTTTCCGACCGAAAGCCCATTCTTCAG GTGGTAGTTCTGATCAGATTGATGTTAATGAAATTGCTAAGGATTCTTCTGCTGAACCAATCAGAGATTTCACTGTGCAAGGTCAGAGGAAAGACattaatacaatatttttgaaactaAGGATAGCTGATTCCACAg GTCATATCCGCAATATCCACTTCCCATTTGATGTTGAGGTAGATACAGCAATTGCAGTTGCTAGCGAAATGGTGGAGGAGTTGGATCTGACTGATCAAGATGTTTCAACAATTGCTGCTATGATTGATTCAGAAATTCGGTCCCATATTCCGGGTTGGGCTTCCCACAATGTTTCACTAGAAAATTTAGTTGCAGAGGACTCAGAACCTCCTTTTGAAACTAAGGATGACAGTTCACCCTTGTCAAATGAATCCATTCCCTCTCCTGGCAGTCTTGTATTGGAAAGATTGCCTTCAGGTCGTAAGTATTGGTCCGACTCACCCAAGGACGTTGATGGAAACTCTCCAAGCAAGCTTGGACGTTCAAACTTGTCTTGTCATGAGCCTTCTCTAAGTTGTCCAAATGCTGCTCGGTCAAATGGACAGTTGGAGGCTGAGAGCAtgtctgatgatgatgataacagtGCAAAACATGGAAGTAACAGATCTGATGATTTGCAATATGCTAATAGAAACAGCACATCTGTCAAGATCATTGCTGAGAAACTTGATAAACTTCTAGTAATGCAGCAACAAGAGCTAGAGGAACTAAAGAGGAAGCACAAAGTAGCCATATTAGACCTTCTGAATGAAGTGTCTCCAGAAATTCGTCAGGATGTTTTAAATATATGTAAACTGAAAATACCTGTTCATGAAATGCCGTGA